From the Oryctolagus cuniculus chromosome 17, mOryCun1.1, whole genome shotgun sequence genome, the window CGGAGCTGCTTCTCGCGCGGCAGCAGGAAGGTGAGGACCTTGTTGCGCACAACCCCGcggtcctcctcctccctcagccgCCGCTTCACCCGGGCggcctgctcctcctgctgcGCCAGGGCGCCGTTCATCCTGCCGAAGGCGTCTTCCAGGAAATGGATGGCCTTCAGCGCCTCCTTCTTGAAGTCCGCCAGCTCCCGTTGCACcccagccaccttctgctgcagGGTCTCCAAGCTGGCTGGcggggggaggcaggaaggccaggactgggacagggagAAGTCTCCAGACTGGAGGCCCGTCTCCACCATCTTCTTCCCTTGTAAGGTGTTCACCTTCATGAGAATGGATGCTGCCTGGTAGGGGGGCTCCATGGGTCTCGTCCCGCTTGGAcagagagggagccaggagctcagccagACCAGAGAGATTTTTGGGCTAGAGACGCAGTCTTTTGCAGTGGAGAGATCCCATGCCTTGTGACCTCAGAACGCCTTCAGCCAATCAGGAAGAGAACTACACTCTGCTCATTTGCATGTTGTAGCCTCCTTGGTTGGTTGCCTAGAGCTTTGCTCATCTACCCCAGTCGCCTTCTGAGATGTGGATTCTCATCCATTCATCGCCCTTCTAGAACCAGAGCTCAAGTTCTGTTTTAGCCCAAGGGACAACTCAAGTTCCAGGGCAGGGAAGCACACCAGCCAGCACAAGGCAGGCCAGGCCCACTGGCCTCCAAGACTTGTTGGTCTCCCACACTAGCAAGGGGCCTGGATGGCCTTGGGACGGCGCTGGGTTTAAGTTTCTTACCAGTAAAGAAAGCAAGGACATTGCTAGAGATGACATCAGGTCCCTCTTCTAGCTCCAAAATTCTAAAAGACTAATTTCCTACAATGATGCCAGAATCCTAGACAATCCTAGGAATTTTGATAGAAGGACTTACATTTTGACGTGTGGTCCACAGCGGTGGCTGATTTTAGCCGGCATAGGGGCTTCCAGTGGATACTTGCTGAGGGCTCCCTGTGTACGCGAAGCAGGGATCACGTGTGAGCAAGGCAGTGCGCCCCCGCTTCAGTTCatgtttctgttgctgtaacagcaTCCCCGAGACTGAATAGTTAATAGAGAAACAAGGTTGGCTGTGGCTCACGGTTCTGGAGTCGGAAGTCCAAGGTAGGGCggccccagctgctcagcttcaggTGAGGGCCTGGGGTAGAAAGGGCAAGAGGACAGGTACAAAAAAGAGAGCAGGCCCCATTCCCATGGTAGATAACCCGTCCCCACGGGAAAGGCATTATCTGTCAGGAGGGCTGTGTCTGCAAGACAGACACCTCCCCGCATCGCTGCTTTAAGGAATTAAGACGTGACAACGACAAACCACAGCAGGCCCCCAACATCTGTGACTTGTGATGAACAGGAGGA encodes:
- the CCDC182 gene encoding coiled-coil domain-containing protein 182 — protein: MEPPYQAASILMKVNTLQGKKMVETGLQSGDFSLSQSWPSCLPPPASLETLQQKVAGVQRELADFKKEALKAIHFLEDAFGRMNGALAQQEEQAARVKRRLREEEDRGVVRNKVLTFLLPREKQLREHCQRLEHLLLARSRPGPGAARKGQAD